The DNA sequence CGTGTGATATTTAGGGCATTTCTTAATTCACAAAAATTTGATCATGAGTCAAATACATCGCAGTACTTAACTATTAATTACTccattttgaatttaaacaaaaaacattcCATATTATCAACAAActgttaattaaataaaaatattttatatttttatcttcaattttgtcatttttaataAGTAGTCGACATTATACATAATAAATAActctaaacattttcattaATAAGTAGGACGAAAGATAGTAAATTTAAAATCGAGATTGACATTATTTAATACGAAATGgagatttgtctattttatcaataatttttctACAAATCAGTAACTGTTCATATCAcatatctcatatctataatttttttattgggtgtgtaatgtttttttataaattatagagtgtgaaatgatgaatagtaaatgatgagaaaatttttctttaatcaaattATCTATTCATGGACGTAATATAATTAATCCTGTTGAATGATTGAGAAATTTGACCGAGTACTTAAAAATCAAGTATAAACTTCTGTCTTTCGTGTCATTATTTGTATTACATTCATGCAAGTTGATTAGGAATTAAAAGGCATATCAGAGATGGGGAAAACAATGGGATAAagaaagcaataaaaaaaaaattaataaaaacattgGGGTTGTTAAGCTTGAATAAGTCATGCCCACCACCACCCACCACAGCATTTCTTTGGGGTAGGTGAACCCAATGAGATACAAACGAGATCTGACAAGATATATACACGTATGCCTGCCCTCGAGATGGTCCAACTTCTCGTGATgggtcaatatatataaaatctataacaTTTTGGATAATGTACTTTAGTTTTTTcaacatttattaatattgtcGGTATTTTGGACGTGCGTGGAATAAAACCCATCTCTAATTCCCCCATAGGAGGAATTTCGGCTCCCACAGCGTAGATCTGCtactaattataatttgatcaGAATTTAAGATCGACCatcaaagaaagcaaaaaaataattacattaaaacctatttattattttccatttgaGAATTCATTAAACTCTCCTGTTAGATCAGAGGGGGACGGGTTGATCAACAAAGCCACCAACAAAAGAGTACTTTAAGAATtcgttaaatttaaaaacaaaaaaacaaaaaaagtttaagagaagataaatattttagtcacaaataaattctataaaaataaatttataaaataatacgatttgatgtgatatattaaattataaagttatttttaatataaagtatatataatatattatattaaattatgttaatttataaatttatttttataaaaattttgtgtggCTGTAGTTGTACTCTTAAGAGAAAGGAATTTTAGAAGTATGAAATTGAAGACGTGCGATTCAATATTGTCCAATGACTACCGAAAGCAATATTCCACTATCATTTTAGTAATCGAtcgatttttcttcttctgtttgGTGTTGAATATTCTCCTTCACCCACCAAACTCTATATGTAAGAACAACCcactttaaaaattaattgatttagTCCTACAATTAAATCAATTTCGTTTAAATGTATTGATCTTTTCACccaccaaaatattttatatattttttttttcttgggtattATCCTTAAATAAAGTTAGAATATGTAGGTAgccaattaaagaaaaatatagcatacaatttagtttaatatatacacgCCTCATGATGAACTCTACCTAGCTACTATCACATACAATATTCATGTTTTTCTTcggtataattttaattaatttcctgtGTTCGATCGGGTTGTTTTGGCACTTTCttaatttctctgtttttttatttatttttattttataaatctctcTCGCCCCCTTTTCTAGATTTGTTCTTACCATTTTACAAGATGGAGCTCCACAAACTTGTGGTGgatatatatagtctttgaAATTTTCGAATAAGTTAATTATTTCAAGAGATCACAATAACACAAGAGGTCGATGGATCGAAGTTTGACCCCCGGCCTGTAATGCCGGTTTTGTATGTACATTAGTCGTTTGGTCATGACGTATACAGTTTCAAGATgtcaaaatttttcatcattattttatcttcattaattaattaatccttGCAACTTGgtatttaactatatattattcgGTAGCTTTTGTTCTGATCAATTATATTGGGCCACGTACGTCAAAAAGCATTAAACTATATCTCCACTAATTAATGTTCCATTTGATCTGAACATGAATGACGCTAATTCACTGGAcacaaaaatatagaaaattctatacaccacgCCATCGCATCCCATTTTCAtcccattatatataatatggtatatttattattattaaataataatttattatttaataaagataaatatgacacatcttatataataaaataaaaatagaatgtaatatggtatatagcattacttcaaaaataaatatcgacaactttttttatatgaatggGATATCGTTTTAATTGTTTTGGTCTTATAAATTTATCAGTGTCGAAAATGCATATATCGGCGTCATTTACAttgtttttcaaatagaatttttctttatcctAGTCAAtgtctgtttttttatttattttgggcgCTTAATTAAATTCGGCAAAAAATCCTTAATCTCAAGCTGAAACCTTTATCGTATGTGCGTGGAATCATCATCGAtcagaagaagatcaagaaaaggtgacaaaaaaaattatcagtatatatataattattatatgcaGGCCATATTTTATGTCgaaattaattaagagatattataataaaattgtttatttacgatcaattaatttcaatgaaatgattatttgtaattaaaattaattgtaaataatcttttagttacaataaattgatcacaaaagtctatttttcttatagtaaaaGTTAAAgcagctgcatgcatgctagtACTGGACCTTCAAAAATACTCGATGCTCGATATCGGTGGTAAGACATACGTACGTTCAAGCACACATGCATGCACCTTAATTTATACAagcttattatatatgtaattaattacaaaaaacgATTAGGGCAACTAATTGCCACGTCGGCGTATTAAATTTGGGTGGTCCAAGTTTGGCGTTGACTTTATAGtaaaagcatgcatatataagaaTGATCgatctgtatatatattatatattatatattatatattaatgatcaGAATCGACTGgtagatcaatatatatatatatatatatatatatacacgagaatatcatatcatatcatatgcaATATTGTTGGCGGCCGGCTGGTTACAATGCATGCAGGCATGCCTAACTAACTACTACAAGGGTGAAAATATTGCACTTTCACGAGGCCCGTCCACATTACATAATACCTACCACTTCTAAACATGGGCGGGGCACGTATACTTATCACTAATCTAGCTAGCAGTCCTCAATTTTCACctatatgtaatatatgaaaaatgacaaTGGAGTCCTTCAAAGTTATTcgttcaattattttaattttgttatttaatgattaaaaaaatgactattaataaaattgtatatatatattttttcttaataattagggatattaaaaaattattgaaaaaaaataaactagcaGTACGCCGAGCGGTAACCGCTGGATAACACTGTCCATAATATATGTAGCAACCCTACCTTATCCTCCCTCTCTCTAATCAAACTCGACtcgtaaaaaagaaaaattcaccCATGACAACATATACTTGTTGGATTAGTAAACAACACATATTCGAATAAACTCGATTAAAGTTCATTAAGGTCCGCTCATTTAAGCTTGAGTCGATTCGTTAGCTCGattcgattaaaactcattcatatattaataaccgtgtgtgtatatatatattggttaataacataaacatagcaccttttataattaaatatagaacAATGCTACAAAACCTTCCGAACCtccacacactatattttttaaaattttttaatatatttttttaaaaaatagagtttattatttttaaattaattcaattattctattcattattcatatattaaatatttgataaaagaaaaaaataataaaaatttaaaaaaaaaataatgtgtagAGAttgtacaaatttttttaaaaatgcatatatattaaatatatatttcgtaATTTGTAGGTAAAATCTCGCGATCGGATTCGAActcaaattttttgaattaaacaCAACTTGGCAATGCAAAGTACAGCCGTGGTGGTGCATCAAAGAGGCCAGCTCCTCCAGCAGCTTGTGAGGACATCCACTTTGTACAGGTCACGATCATGATCATCGTTCTCCAGCTGGGGCCTGGCCCCATGCTAATTCACTTGTTGCACCAGACAGTTTTAAGAGGTAGCTGTCTGGTGCAACATTTCATTTATCAACGTAATCCCGTATGagaatatttaatttcaaaccttattaattaatttaagagatttatatatatatatatatatatatatatagctgagtTATTATTCAAGTTGAATTCAATACTCTTTGGTTAAATAGCTAGCTGACTTTTTATTGCAcggaaaaaaagaaatccacaACGTGTAACGCAGATCACGTATAATTAAGAGGTAGCGTAAGCAccattatatatagtcatgCATGGATGcgataaatctaattaattaaggaaaactCTAAAGGCAGGCAGTTTGCGCACCGATGCGCACCGATGTGTGACATGGACTGACTTTAATGAAACGATGCGTTTCATTTTAGTCGTTTGGGACGGGAAAGAAACTTGGATCGAATTGGGGAAATCCAAAATGATGCAACGCACCGTTTCCCACCTTCATCTCCTTTCTCGCATCCAAACTTCTCATGCATGCTCGCCCATCACAGAAAGGCTCCTCCATTCTCGCCGAAACGGTAAGGCTCTCTCTTGCCTCTATTTTCATTCTCTATTTCTCTTCACTTCAGCAATGTAGATTCTCGATCTCTCCTCcgtcaaatttcatttttttctttgagattATTATGAACCCTAACCCTAAGCACAGATGTCCTCTTCCCTCTTTGGTTCGAAACCCTAACCCAGATGTCCTATTCCCTCTTTGGatcgaaaccctaaccctaatcaaATTCCATTTTTGGTTCCGAGCCCTAATCCCTACAAATCCCTCTTCTCCGTCAATTCAACGTacaggtatctctctctctctctgcttctcTCTATTTGCTTTTCGTATTTTTTGCTTCATCTGAGGAAATATGGGGAGCTGTTTAGTGATGGAGTTCAGTCTATGAGGATGAACTAGTAAATTTAGGTTGATTTGTTGAGTTCATTTGTTTAGGGATTTTCAGTCAAAATTTCCTAATATACAGCCCTTATGCCATCGATTATTTATCTACTATTATCTTCATTATGCTTCAATGTAGGCTTGAGGGATTGTTGATCTCACATTGATCTGGATTCAAAGACACGTTGAGTGTTTTTAAGATTTTCTAGTTTTATGATTAGAAATAAGTCATGACTAGATATTGCCGAGTTCATTCCCACCAGATTTTCTAGTTTTAAGATTGGTGATCTCACGTTGATTTGTTGAGTTCATTCCCACCAGAATTTGCATTTGGCACCCCATTTGAATGGGTATTCTTTGGTTCATTTGTTGAGTTATCCAAATTCTGCCAAGTTCAAAACAACTGGAGATTAatgacaaagagaaaataaaacatacaaGATCAGCAAGGATCCAAAAGGCattgttaagaaataaaaagaagggTCCGATCAGAAACTCGCAAATATCAGACGCGAATACCTTAATAAATATGTTTCCAGCCCCGCTTTTGCGAATGCTAGGGTCACGGTGAGAATACATAATCCTAATGGGCCTTCCATTGAAAGGGGTGAAGTTCAGTACATCCAATGCCCTTGCAGCTGTAATCATTTCAAATTAGAGATGTGAGatagaataaagaaatattGACAATTTCATTGCACCGaacaatataatttataatgtaGTTACATATTCTATGTTTTTGCATGAATTGTTTTGAAACAATGTAATTCAGGAATTGGTTTTTGCTTGTATGCTGAATAGGCAGCTTACATGTAAGGTGGGCGTGCCATTGTAAGAAAAACTTCAAAGAACATCTGAACATGGTACCCATTGTATGGAAAAGAGAGCTTTGTTGGGTATAAACTTGCATCAATTTAGTACCGACTTGTGGCTAGTTAAGAAAAAAGGGGGGAGCGGGGTTGGAAAggaaattatatttcttttaatctaGAACTTGTGGAGCCACAATGGTTTCCTTTGATAGTAgaagttttcatttctttattgcACTACtgaggaaaataaaaacttgtttaGTTATATATTTCTAACCCCTTGTATCCTGAAAGAACCAagcttattaaaattaattttcactctAATCAACATAAGATAGTTTAGTTTAAGACGCTTTTACACCATTTGTGAGACCTACAAATCGTGAGGCGATCTTATTCTATTGTATTTCTCTtccaatatatttataattagacATTGAAAGGAGGAGAATATGTTTTTCTCTACTTAGTAGCAAACATTAATCTGAACAAGCTAGAACCATAATATAAGTTGCCTTAGTGGTAACATGAGCAGGATCTACACTGCCTAAAACTGAAAGGATGATTCAATTCCATGACCACAACTTTGACTCTACGCCCAATATCATTGAAAGCATTAGTCTCAGTTCAGCACAAAGGCCTCACGTAAAATGACCAGAAGTGCAGTTTTGGTAATGACCAGAAGTGCAGTTTTGGTAATGTGCAGTTTTGGTAACTTGCAAAGTTTTGTTTGTTATATGCAAAGTTTTTGGTAATGTGCAGTTTTGGTAACTTGTAAACTTTATAAAAGTTTTGGTAATGTGCAAAGTTTTGGTAATGTGCAGTTTCGGTAATGTGCAAAGTTTTGCTTGTTATATGCAAAGTTTTGGTAATGTGCAAACTGTTGGTAATGTCCAAAGTTTTTTGTGTCATTTGGTTGATTTGTTGACATTGTCTTCATTAGGATGTCATCTTCAGCTTCTTCATGGATTTCGACGAACAACCCAATATGCACTTGTGGGAAGCCTGCAAAACTTAAAACATCGAATACGCCAAGAAATCCGGGCCGATCATTTTTTGGGTGTCCAAACTACAATACAGAGGTAGAAATTTTTAAGTATAAATTTGACGTGTAATTGAGTTTCTACAaaagtttgatatttttcttttatttctttataattaggGATTACCACACTGCAACTATTTCAAATGGGCAAATTACAGtgaggaaagaggaaaaaaactctTCAACATAGACGATGAGTTGTTAAGGAATGAGGAAGAGCTTCGAAGGAGAGATGAAGAGATTGTAAAGTACAAATTGGGAATTCACAATGACCAACTTGTCATTCAAAGGCAACAAGCAAACATCCGGCGTGACCGCACACTACTTCGTGTctgttggattatttttatattaatttcattgtattgcGTCTGTAAACAATGAAACCATATTACTAGAGGGAACTTTGTATATACTTTTGTGGCCTTTGTTGTGTATAATCTTAAGCAActagttgagaaattgagatGTCAACAATTTCAGATGTAAATTGAAATGTCCTtgtatataacttatatatgtaTGAAGCTGGGAAGTGTTTTCTAAGATTATTTGTTCCCATGAAAGTACTTTAAACAGGTTGATACCAAATATTGTCTTAATACATCAGGTTCATACCAGATATTGGCAAAAAGAAGCCAAgcaactatttacaaattacatgaaaaattaCACAACTCAGTAACATAACTTCAATAACTTGAATACACTTTAACAAAATGTAACTTCAACTCAGCCAATTACAAAATGTTACATCACATTAGCTTTCCCTTGAATTCATGTACTGAAAATACAAGTAACTACCAAAACTCAGCCAATTACAAAATGTTGCATCTGAACTTTTCCAGTTGTTCCACGCGATGCTTTCCCAACTGTAAAGATAAAACCAATGAATAAAACACATTGGTTGTTTCAAATATGACTCCCGAATTTAGTTTATTAATCATAATTATTACAAAACAATGAAACCATATTGCTTCCTAATCACCAATGactttgttgttttctttctacTGCAATTGAAGGAGGTGCAATCTGAGCTAGAGCTCATTACAATACCTTATAAATGTAAACCATTGgcaatcaaacaaaacaaaaagaaaaaaagataatagaAAAATCATTCACAAGGCATAAATCAAACCTTTGCCACCAGCACTTCACTCAATCTTGCATAGAAGAAATCCCGGCGACTCTTTGACGATTTTAACCCATTGTGGTACTCATTCAATCtgcgaaaaaagaaaaaaaacatacatatGAGATAATCAGTTAGGGTACAAATATACTGTCAGGAGCCTAGTCTAGTAAGCAAGTATAACTGGAACCCAGTAAGCAAGCATAACCGATGGaagcacaaaataaataacccAAAACTACAGACTCAGGCACTCCTGCAAATGATCTTATATTAAAAGCTTCAAAATGGAAAGCATCCATTTAAAACTACCTGCTTCTACACTCTTGTATGGTAAAGAAAGCCACAAGAAAGTTTCATAGACACAAAATTCCTTGATTAAGTGCCAGAAATACAAATGTTACAAATATGTAACACGGAAAATCATTCAGTCcagaattacaaaatatatcagAATCCATTGCATATACATGTAACATACTTCTACATGTATTAATTAACACTTACAAGTCAAAATCCCAACCTCCCATAATTAGACCAAATGAAGTCCTAATATAAACAAATCCCAACCATGGAATGAAATACACcaacaaaattaattagaaatgaaaGTATTTCTTCAGTCTTGCACGGGTCCACGATCTTGAGTCCCATCTAGCTCTTTATTCAGATCTGGTTGTCTCCCATCCCCAAGTTGAGTTTCACTAAGATCCAACAATTCGGTAGTGTTTTGAGCAAGCTAGCaatagataaaaaagtaaaaaagtcagAATCATATTGCCAAAAGTAAGAATAAAAAGTAAGACAATAGAATCATGATCTACCTGAATGACAACACTCTCTTGAGTCCCAACAACTGTTTGcccaaataaattcctgcaCGTGTCAACCCTATCGATATCTCTTCCATGTGGCTACAAATCAATAAAGAACCAGGTTATGTCTAACAAACAAATACACAAGCTAAAAATTATATGGATTCATAATGGAAATATAACTTCACCTGTTTACGTTTTCCCTTCTGAGTAGTCTTATTCGCCGTGGGTTTGACTCTCTCAATCATTGATTTTTTCCTGAGGCATGGTGGTCTTCCTTTGCCTCTAACTACAAGGGGACTTAAGACTTTCTTTGAACTACCAACTGTACTTGCATCGACAGCTGTATCTGCAACATGTTCCAAGGGTCGTTGGGGTGACTTCTTGGTCCGATAGACGATATTCATTGCATGTAATTTCTCTATCATATCATCAGCATGCTCATCACATGACGCTGCATTTGTGGCAACGTCATAGCATacctattcaattttttatttattttttgttaagtccaaaacaaaacaagaatgaACAATCCGACTATGTAACAaaccacaataaaaaaaatatacgtgAAAATAAGATTGACTGCATACCTTCAAAATGCGCGAATATCTGCTCACTTCTGGCCTTGCATCAACTGAGTCATAACTACTGCGTATGAGAGTGTATGTCATTTTAATGTCATTTCTCCATCGATCTAATATATACTTCTCTGGCACCTTTTTCACTTTGTTAACTCTCATAATGGCTAATGCATGTCTACACAATATCCCTCTCATTTCGAACAGTGAACATGAACACTTCACATCAACTTCGGCCTCATTAAAGTACACCGTTTGGGTCACCTCCTTGATGAAATCATCAACTTCTATTTCATCTTCTATATGGTACGTTGCAATAACACCATCTTTTCGGTGTAGAGTTGAAAGAACACCAAGCATTCCCACTACTTCTTTTTGAACTTCTCTAAATTTAGAGTTCGTATATGTGGCTTGAAATATCTTCTCAAGTGGAGAAATAGAGACGACAGAATTGTGACGTTGAATGAGTGAAAGTCTGctgcattttcattctcaatcttctttctcAACGCATTATCGAATTGATCAACAAACTCTTTTAAGTTTGTCCTAGCATGAACGTACCCGTCAAAGAAAGCATTAATGCTCTCACTTCGTTGGGTTGTgttcattccagcccaaaaaatttctttcagGAATATTGGTGCCCAATAGGTACGCTCAGCGTATAAACTCTGCAACCAAGCATTCTCCTGCAAGTTGTATGTTGTAatcatcacttcccaacaaCTTTCAAACTCCTCTATTGTTTGAGAGTCATACACACATTTAAGCAACTGACTTTTCAACCCATCTTTGTATGCGCCATGTGAACCGAGTTTTTCAGGTAATTTCTTCAGTATGTGCCATAAGCAAAATCGGTGTCGGGTTTTTGGAAAGATAAGCGCAATCGCATTTTTCATGGCTCTATCTTGATCTGTGATAATAGCCTTTGGAGCTTCACCGTCCATACAGTTCAACCAACTCTGAAACAACCATGCGAATGTTTCTGTATCTTCATTGGAAATTAATCCTGCCCCCAAAAGGATTGACTatccatggtggtttacaccaacaaacgGTGCAAACGGCATCCCATACCTATTTGTCAGATATGTAGTGTCGAACGTGACAACATCACCAAAATATTTGTACGATGCCCTACTTCGTGAATCtgcccaaaagatatttttcaaCCTTCATTCATCATCCACATCCATTAGTGAAAAAAAtccattatttttaaattgcatCCTAGCAAAATAATCATGGAGGGCTCCTGCGCCACCTTTCCCAAGTCGAAGGTGGCGTGCCTTGTTAATGTAGTTACGACAGTCTTTTTCATTGAATGACAAGTTCTCAAACCCCCCTGCTTCTTGCACAAGAGCGGTGAAGCTCTTGTTCATTCTGATACCAGCCTGATCATTTGTATCTAACATTCTCTTAACCGACAAACTCACTTCTCTATTGCAGCGAAAGAACCTTGACTTTTGTGGACTTAGTCCATGATTGTGGGTATTGTGAACAGTCAACAACTTCAACACTCCTTCAGAAAAAGATGCATTTATCCTTGCATTACATCCTGTCTTTGATGTCGGACGTGGTCGAGCGACATTTGTGGTCCGATTCCGTGCCTTCCCACCACGAGCACAACCCAATGTGATATATCTGAGCCCCCCATCCTCAAACCTATGGCTCATTTGTGTCATTATCCCAAAGCCACATTGTTTCCCATAACTTTTATAGTAAGCAATTAACTCTTCTTCAGATTTAAACATCATCCCCAACTTCGGCTCCTCAATGATATTGGCCTCCTCAGTATGCACTGTAATTTGTGTCCCTTCATCATTGTAATCCTTGGATTCAGAGGGCATAGGCAAGGTTTCAACCTCCCTCGAGTCAGGTGTGGGCTCCTGAATTTCTTCCACATGGCTTGAGCTTGCAGAGTTTAAACCAATCGCAGAGGGGGCTGATGGCTGAAATCCCTACATAATATTTACATTCTGTTTACAACAATATTTTGaatcaatttaaatattttgaaaaatacacacgctacataaaaatttaactcatcACCTGACAAGTCCATGGAGATGGGTTGGCATTAGGACGAGGTAAGAATGGTGGGAACCAAGCATGTGGCATTGGTGCATGACCCTCATGCATATAGCTTGAGAAATCCGGATAAAAAGGCATTGgtatcacctatatatatacaccaattCAAACTAAAGATTTGAAGATagaccaaaattaaaattaaatcaaaatcaaaattaaatctattggCTGGCcagttctaaattttttatattcataataCCTGAGTTGCAGAATTGATAGATGGATCTATGCTAGGAGGTGTTgacaaatatgtataaaatggtGTTGGAATCATTTGATTTGATGGATTTGTGGTAGGAGGTGTGAAAGGAGGAAATGCGTGCTCTTTCCCTTTCTCCATCAGAATACTTTGTTGGAAGAGAAGCCACTATAGACTTAATAGTTTTGTTGATCAATGCTTGAATGTCCTGTACAAAAATTAAGAGTGTAAATTGAAAATTAGTCCAATACAATCACTAAATGGACAGGAGAAAGCTTAAAAGCATAGAAGTTGCAGCGAAGCCCACCAACATAGTTTTGTGTGTTTcattaaaatgtgttttaagTGTAAAATgttgagatatatatttaaatgtagagtaatgctagataatCTCGTGGACTCCCTTTGTAAAAACGTAGGtcctactaataaaaaattttatgctTTTTAAAGGTGTGATCGTGATCCACTTTTTGTAAAAGCTTTTGTATAGCTTGTCTATTTAGGGtttgtacaaataatttatcttaaatgTATGAATTAAGTTTAAaagagtttaattttttttatgaaaagttgaaaaagtagtgaattccattaataattagtttgagatgtGTTAACATGACTTTGTGTTCCAAACAGTAGAGAATAAAATAGTTGTTTATCctctaaataattataaaaattacaagattgaattttttgttgaaatttacACAAGGCTGAAAATTATAGTAATAACTTTAAATGTACTTTAGGTGTATGTTTACTAAACAGTAAACAATTTTTcaatagtaaaaattttaaataaagctctacaattaaaaattatattatctacaTCAATCccatttcttattttatcttgtgATTTATCTTTAACTTTTCTTTGGGTTATTTTTTGTGTAGATAAATAAACTGCGCAATCATATAACTATATGGTAAGATATTATAAATGTTGAAAGATCTGTgcatattacaaatttaatagtatttagagggaatatttaaaaagaataaagacaataaaaaataatgttcaaaTGATACagaaaaggatatatatatatataagccattTTCTgtgctttttttaaatatttttttggttcctAAGGCTACAAAGCAAACAGAAGCAATCTACATCAAGCGATCTACGGCGGGCGAATCATTAAGCAAGTTCATTATCgcatattgaaaagaaaagcataAAACAGTAAGGCCATAGTTACCTTTCTCTTCTTTCATTGACTtttccttctttcaaccaaagagaTTGTGGGAGTTGGCTATTTGGAGAGGGAAGGAAGCAGCAGCGATTTAGGAGGGAGACAGGTTCTGCTTTTGATTTAGGAGGGAGACGAATGAAtagtttaattttctttgtttaattgcttttagttcttataattacataaatatccTTGCTATGTtcttataattacaaaaatatccctgcCATGTCATCTTTCGGTACCCAATTGGTACGCAATCTGCTTGTATGTAGCAGAATTGATTAATTAAACAAGTTAACAAGGTTGTGACTGAATTTAGGGATA is a window from the Juglans regia cultivar Chandler chromosome 7, Walnut 2.0, whole genome shotgun sequence genome containing:
- the LOC118348966 gene encoding uncharacterized protein LOC118348966, which encodes MLGVLSTLHRKDGVIATYHIEDEIEVDDFIKEVTQTVYFNEAEVDVKCSCSLFEMRGILCRHALAIMRVNKVKKVPEKYILDRWRNDIKMTYTLIRSSYDSVDARPEVSRYSRILKVCYDVATNAASCDEHADDMIEKLHAMNIVYRTKKSPQRPLEHVADTAVDASTVGSSKKVLSPLVVRGKGRPPCLRKKSMIERVKPTANKTTQKGKRKQPHGRDIDRVDTCRNLFGQTVVGTQESVVIQLAQNTTELLDLSETQLGDGRQPDLNKELDGTQDRGPVLNEYHNGLKSSKSRRDFFYARLSEVLVAKLGKHRVEQLEKFRCNIL